Below is a window of Coriobacterium glomerans PW2 DNA.
CGGCAGGATCGCGACGGGTCTTGATCTCCGCCGATCCTCTGCTCATCGCCTCGAGCTTGCGCAGGCACGGATAGTGATCGGAGCCCTTGAGAGCGCAGAAGGAGAGGCCGCCGTCCAGCTCGGCGGCCAACTTCGGAAGCTCGTGGAACATAAGCTGGTCTGCAAGGTTGTTCGACTTCGTCGCCACCCCGATGGTAATGCGATTGCGCTTCGCCGCCTCCGCCGCCGGAATGAGATAGGCGATGGATTTGCCCACGCCGGTGCCCGCCTCGATCACACGATGCGTCGAGGTTTCAAGTGCGTCCCTGACGCTCAGGGCCATCTCCGTCTGCTCGGGTCGCGGCTCGAAAGACGGATACATCCGGTCTACCAGACTTCCCGGGCAGAACATGGAAGCGATCTCCGAGCGCGCCGGCAGATCCAGGGCAGGCAGCTCGTCGGCATCAACATGGTCTCGAGATGCGTCATCGCGCAGAACATCGGAGCGCGACTGAGCGAGCGAGAAGTGCTCACCGGGGTTCTCGCTGGCGATATGGGAGAAGATCGGCCGATAGCTCCATGCGACATCGGGGTGCATGTCCGCAAGACGGCGAAGCAGGCCTGCGGGCAGGTCGGCCAGGGCGCACAGCAGGATCCTCCAGACCCCGCAGAGCGCGCGGACATCATCTCCGGCGCGATGCGATACGTCGGCGCATCCAAACGTCTCGGCAAGAGATGACAGGCGGTGCGATGCGAGCCGCGGCAGGGCGATGCGCGAGAGCGCGAGCGAATCGATCCAGATATCGCTCGCATCCGAGCCCCCGGGGACCGCTTCTATGAACGCGCGATCGAACGCCGCGTTATGGGCGATCACGGGCCGTCCTCCCACGAAGCGGGCCAGATCCCTGACAGCTTGGGTCGCCGGGGGAGCGTCGCGGACATCAGCGTCGCGGATACCGGTGAGCTCGACGATCTCGGCGGGAATGGGCTTCGAGGGGCGCACGAACGTCTCGAAGCGCTCTGTCACCTCTCGACCGGACAGGACCGCAGCCGATATCTCTATCAGCTCGTCATCTTGGCGAGACAGACCGGTGGTCTCGGTATCGAGCACGACAACGTCCTGCTCGATGAGACCGAACGTGCGCGTGCGAGCTCTATCCGGAAGACTCTGGTAGGCCTCGATGACGGCCGACGGGGTCCCCGGGAGCACCGCCCGGGCGATTCTGGAGGCAAGTCGCGAGGACGACGCGGACGATATCATGCGCGAACTCGTTGTAGCGCGAGCATGATCATCTCGTCACAGGCCTCCGCGAACGTCCGCCCGCAATGCCGGATCTCGTCGGGAAACAGCGACGCCTCGGTCATGCCGGGTATGGTATTGGTCTCGAGTATCACCGGCCCCTCCTCTGTCACGATGAAGTCGCTGCGGGAGAATCCGTAGCAGCCCAGCGCTCGATGAGCTCCAAGCGCGAGGGCGCCCGCGGTCTCGCAGATTCCGGTCGGCAACCGGGCCGGGATGCGATGCACGAGCGCGGGATCGATATATTTGACCTCTTTGTTGTAGAAGTCGGTGCCCTCCTGCCCCATGATTTCGACCACCGGCAGCGCTTTTGCATCGCGACCACCGAGAACGCCGACGCTGATCTCGGTACCGATCAAGCGCTGCTCGATCAGCACCTTGTCACTCGATTCGAAGGCCCTCTCGACGGCCTTCGGCAACTCGCTCGGATGACGGATGAGGGAGACACCCAGACTGGAACCGTTCATCGCCGGTTTCACAAAGCACTCTTTTCCGAGCTCGGCAACCAGACTATCGGG
It encodes the following:
- a CDS encoding D-alanine--D-alanine ligase family protein, whose protein sequence is MPISRRESMSIAVLAGGTSPEREISFASGESVCRALKQAGYGRVETLDPADSGFLKEIESASFDAVFIALHGAGGEDGTIQGVLDYLHIPYTGSGVRASACAADKDVSKIIFEHAGIPVARGVTLCRGDELNPDSLVAELGKECFVKPAMNGSSLGVSLIRHPSELPKAVERAFESSDKVLIEQRLIGTEISVGVLGGRDAKALPVVEIMGQEGTDFYNKEVKYIDPALVHRIPARLPTGICETAGALALGAHRALGCYGFSRSDFIVTEEGPVILETNTIPGMTEASLFPDEIRHCGRTFAEACDEMIMLALQRVRA